Proteins encoded by one window of Acinonyx jubatus isolate Ajub_Pintada_27869175 chromosome X, VMU_Ajub_asm_v1.0, whole genome shotgun sequence:
- the TCEAL6 gene encoding LOW QUALITY PROTEIN: transcription elongation factor A protein-like 6 (The sequence of the model RefSeq protein was modified relative to this genomic sequence to represent the inferred CDS: deleted 1 base in 1 codon), producing the protein MRARSVCLSPALCKTRKIGRTCSESLRYRKRGGILNMEKLYNENEGKLEIEGTPEDEVDTEDEGKSDEEEKLEVEGKPEHEGKLQNEGQPDDEGQPEDEGKQEKQGKSENEGKPHSEDKPESLAKAESESRAAEKRPAEDYVPRKAKRKTDRGTDDSPKDYQEDFQERHLGSEEMMRECGDVSRAQEELRKKQKMGGFHWMQRDVQDPFAQGGNGVSGE; encoded by the exons ATGCGCGCCAG gtctgtgtgtctgtccccaGCACTCTGCAAGACTAGAAAAATAGGAAGAACCTGTTCAGAATCCCTGCGG taCAGGAAAAGAGGGGGAATTCTCAACATGGAAAAACTCtacaatgaaaatgaaggaaagctgGAAATCGAGGGAACGCCAGAAGATGAAGTAGATACAGAAGATGAAGGAAAATCAGATGAGGAAGAAAAGCTGGAAGTGGAGGGGAAGCCAGAGCATGAGGGAAAGCTCCAGAATGAGGGACAGCCAGATGATGAGGGACAACCAGAAGATGAGGGAAAGCAAGAAAAGCAGGGCAAGTCTGAAAATGAGGGAAAACCACACAGTGAGGACAAGCCAGAATCCCTGGCAAAGGCTGAGAGTGAGTCGCGGGCTGCCGAAAAGCGCCCAGCTGAAGATTATGTGCctaggaaagcaaaaagaaaaacggACAGGGGGACAGACGATTCCCCCAAGGACTATCAGGAGGACTTTCAGGAAAGGCACTTGGGCAGTGAGGAGATGATGAGAGAATGTGGAGATGTGTCAAGGGCTCAGGAAGAgctaaggaaaaaacagaaaatgggtgGTTTTCATTGGATGCAAAGAGATGTACAGGATCCCTTTGCC CAAGGGGGCAACGGGGTGTCAGGGGAATGA
- the TCEAL2 gene encoding transcription elongation factor A protein-like 2, whose translation MEKFCNGNEGMPEKQGEIECKEQPQDVGKPEETCTLEDKEKLENEGKTNHKGKTENEILKDNQKPGSVAKAKEGKPVSEGKSVSERKPESQGKPKEEGKPVSEGKPGNKGQPKEGEAGSEGEPKEEKSENEGRPESQEKPKEEEKPANEPKTAGKRPAGDDVPKKAKRKTKKGLAQCLKEYKEAIHDMHLSNEEMIREFDEMARVEDEVKKTKQKLGGFMWMQKSLQDPFHPRGPRELRGGCRAPQRGFEDIPFV comes from the coding sequence ATGGAAAAATTCTGCAATGGAAATGAAGGAATGCCTGAGAAGCAAGGAGAGATAGAATGCAAAGAACAGCCACAGGATGTGGGAAAGCCAGAAGAAACTTGTACTCTGGAAGACAAGGAAAAGTTagaaaatgaggggaaaacaaatcacaagggaaagacagaaaatgaaattctaaagGACAACCAAAAGCCAGGGAGTGTGgcaaaagcaaaagaaggaaagccAGTGAGCGAGGGAAAATCAGTCAgtgagagaaagccagagagccAGGGAAAgccaaaagaagaaggaaaacctgTGAGTGAGGGGAAGCCAGGGAACAAAGGACAGCCAAaagaaggagaagcagggagtgagggagagccaaaagaggaaaaatcagagaatgagggaaggccagagagccaggaaaagccaaaagaagaagaaaaaccagcCAATGAACCAAAGACTGCAGGAAAGCGCCCAGCTGGGGATGATGTACCCAAGAAGgccaaaagaaaaaccaaaaagggGTTGGCTCAGTGCCTCAAGGAATATAAAGAGGCCATACATGATATGCATTTGAGCAATGAGGAGATGATAAGAGAATTTGATGAGATGGCCAGGGTGGAGGATGAGGTAAAGAAAACCAAGCAGAAATTGGGGGGGTTTATGTGGATGCAAAAAAGTTTACAGGACCCCTTCCACCCAAGGGGCCCAAGGGAACTCAGGGGTGGTTGCAGGGCCCCACAAAGGGGCTTTGAAGACATTCCTTTTGTGTAG